Part of the Candidatus Angelobacter sp. genome, AAGGGCAGTTTGTGCCATCGCGTTTGGCGTCTGGATAACCGTCTCTGACGGTCCCGTGGTTTCTGCAGACTCACGCTGCCCGCCCTGTCCAAAGCGCTCCGCGATCTTGTCGCCAGATCGCTCAGTCAGTTTCAGCGGGACTTCCCCTCCGGCCTGCCCGCTTACGACTATTGTCACCATCGCACGGTTCGGGGATCTGGACTTCGCCGCGAACCGACCCAGGACGCTCCGGCCCGTACCGGTCAACTCAACCGTCGTCAGGCCCAACAAGCTCAACAGGCAAATCTGCCAGACCGTCCGCCGCCACCATGCCGATTTCGTGAATCGCAAAAACAGGGCGGATGCGCCCACAACGAACGTGATCTCCGCTGCGAGCAGGCCGAGCAGTTGAAACCAGATGTTCACGGTCGGCACGGTGTTCATAGGGATCTTTTCCTTTCCGCGATCAGTCTTTCCAGTTTGGACAATTCCTCGCGGCTGACTTCACGCGTGCTCAACAGATGGGTTACCATGTCAGCGAGGCTGCCCTCGAACAGGCGGTCCAGCAGATGGTCGGACATGCCGCGTGTCACAGCGTCGGCGGCGACGCCGGCCCGATAGACGAAGCTGCGGCCTTCGACACGGTGTTTGACGAGCGCTCGTGCCTCCATTTTGCGAAGCATGGTGGCGATGGTGGTGTACGCGAGGTTGTTGTTGTCCGCGAGAGCCCCATGAACATCGGCAACGGTTGCCTCGCCGCGCTCCCACAACACCTTCATGATCCCGAGCTGGAGATCCCCAAGACGATGGACTTTGGTTTTACTCACGCGACACCACCTGAACGACCTTAGTAATACTACCCAGGTAGTATTATGTCAACCGGAAATTCTGATTTCCTTTCATGCTCGCGCGAATCGGTCAAAGCGTGTCTCCAAAACGTGACCGGCCCGATTGATTCGCCAGTCCCCCTTTATCGTATCAGTGCTTTGGGCCTTGTTTTGATTCTCCTCATTGCGCTCGCGTCAGCGCAGCCACAGATCAATGGGTTTCTGCACCTTCGGGCGAAATGGCAGACGAACCTTTCGACCCGTTCGCGCCGATTGGTAGGCAGCGTTCATGATTTCCAGCACCGCGCGGCCGTCCTCGCCGGTGACAAGCGGTTGTTTATCTTCGCGGACACACTCAATGAAATGCTTCAGTTCCTGGGGATAGCCCTGATTGAATGCCTCCTCGAAAATCGTGAACGTCCAGCCCTTGGTCGAGCCGGCTTTTTCCATCGCATACCCGTAGCCCTTTTCGCTGTAGGTAAGTGCCGAGTTGCCCACGAACAAATCGGCATAAATCACACCCGCGTCCCCATAAACCTCCACGCGATCATCCATGCCACCGTGCTTGGACCAGCTGTTCTCCGCCACGCCAAACGCTCCGCCCTCAAACTCAACGATACAAAGTGAATTCACTTCGGCGCGCGTGCGCCGTTTGTGGATCAATCCGCCCTGCATCTGGGCATAAACGCTCCGCACCTTTGGCCTGCCACCGAGCATCCAACGAAACCAGGCAACACCGTGGCAGCCCATATCCATCAGGGCGCCGCCGCCGGACTTGTTGATGTCATAAAACCACTCGCTGTGGGGACCGCTGTGCTTCTCACACTGGCGCATCTGGAAAATTTTCCCGACCGCACCCTCGCTCACCAGCTTGCGGACGCGTTCATATTTCGGCGCGAAACACAGTTCCTCGGCATACATCAACTTCCGTCCCGCCGCTTTGCAGACGGCGATCATTTCGTCGGCTTCGGTGAGATTCATCGCAATCGGCTTTTCAATGATGACGTGCTTGCCCGCAGCGGCAGCGGCGATTACGGCACGATGATGGAGAAAATTCGGCAGGCACACGTCCACAATCTCACAACCGGACTCCAGGATGGCCCCGTCAAGGTCACCAAACCATTGCGGTATGCCGTGCTTTCTCGCAAATGCCCCCGCCTTTTGCGGACTGCGCGTGTAAACGGCCACTACCTCCGCGTCAGGAATGAAGCGATGATACGATTCGATATGAATATCGGCGATGAACCCCGCGCCGAGGAGGGCGACTTTGGTTTTGCTCATAGGAAATCCGCCGTGAATTTAGCGACAAGCTGCCACGGCGGCCAGTGGCGATTTTCACCATCGCGTTTGCCGTGATCGGCCAAATAAAAAACCTCCGGCAGGCGGGCCACCGGAGGTGTTCGTTCAAAAAGTCAGGTTCGCTTACTTCGCGCCCTGATCGATCCATGCACGGATCAGGCCAATCTGTTCCTTGGTCAACTGCGGATATTTGTCGCGCTTTTCCGTCGGCGGCATTTCCATGTCCTCCACGAGATCGGAGACGTACGCCACCATCGGGCTCTTGGCGCTGTTGTTCGGTACGATGGCCGCATCGCCACTCTCGCCGCCTTTGATGACGTTGGCCAGCGTGTCCATGCGATATTTGCTTTTCGGCTTCTCGCCGCTGTGGCATTTGACACAGGATTTTTCGAGGATTGGTTTGATATCCTTGTCGAAGGTCAGACCGGTTTTACTGGCAGCGGGCGGCAGTTTGTTCGCATCCCATTCGGCTTTTTTCTTTTCCGCCGCCGTAAGCATCGCCACGGACAGGCAAAATGCCGCGATCAGGAGGAGTTTGGCGCCCTGCCCGATACTGCGGCGTGTGAAACTTAAAGGTATGATTCGATTGTTCATGACCGACATTTCAACCAAAGACCGCGACGCCGTCAAAGGGATTTAGTCCCGATTCAAGCGGACCGATAAGAGAGCGCGCGCCCTTGGTGGCTGGTGTTGGCGTTGACACTGCGTCAGGGCTTATGCTACGTTCCGCGCCAATTGGTTGCGGGTTATGAGTTCGTTTTTGAACCAGCATGTCCTCGTGCTCAATCGCTTGTGGCAGGCGGTGAACATTTGTACGGCCAGGCGGGCGCTGACGCTGCTGTTTGAAGGGCACGCCCACGCCGTGTTGAACGCTGGCGACGGTTCGTTTCAAACCTACAACTTCAACGAGTGGCAGGATTTTTCAGAACAGGAACCGCACCCGGAAAGCGTGCGCACCGTCTCCTTCCGTATTCGCATTCCAAGAGTAATCCTGCTGGTGGTATTCGATCGGCTTCCGAAAAAAGAGGTAAAGTTCACCCGGCACAACATTTTTGAACGCGACAAGAGCACGTGCCAGTATTGTGGCGAAGTGTTTGACCGGAAGGATTTGAATCTGGATCACGTCATTCCACGTGACCGCGGCGGCCCGACCACCTGGGAAAACATTGTTTGCTCGTGCATCCCTTGCAACACGAGAAAGGCCAACCGCACGCCGCAAGAGGCCGGCATGCGGCTCGTTCGCAAGCCAAAACGGCCCAAATGGCGCCCCTTCGTGCAGATCAACCTTGGTCTGCACTATCACGACAGTTGGAAGCACTTCCTCGATCTGGCTTACTGGAACGTCGAGTTGGGCGAAGACGTGCAGTAGATCACTTCGGCGACGTCCTGGCCGCTTCGATCAGTTCCCAGAACTTCGGGTTCTCCTGCAATGCCTCGTCTTCACCCGTTGGGAGGCTGGAACGGAAGAGAAAATCTTTGAGCGAATTGCGGCTCAGGATTCGATGCACGACGATCCCCAGTTCATGCCGCTCGAAGTACAGACGGTAGTCGCCCAAACGGAATCGGTGCAAAATCTTTCCATTTCTCTCCAGTTTCCCGAATCGCTCCAGATCCGTCTTCATGACCTCCTGCGGCAGCCCGCGAAACTCGCCCAGGATGTGCAACTGCAATTCCTTGGGCATCTTCGCCAGCTCGGCGGCGCTGGTCGGATTGAAAATGATCTGAAAGGGTCGCATTCGGTCCGGACGACGTTAGACGAATGGCGACAAGTGCTCAACCTTCAACTTTTCCACAATGAATCTTGAGAGATTGGTAGCGCGTACGGGAATCGAACCCGTCTTTCAGCCTTGAGAGGGCCGTGTCCTAACCGATAGACGAACGCGCCGTCTGCCATCGCAATCCGAATGCTATCCAGCGGCGGATTCCTGTCAAATTCGGACAACAAAAAAGCCGCCCTCGCGGGCGGCTTCAATGAGAACACACTTACGAATTACTTACGACGGCGGAGCAACAAACCTGCGGCGCCCAAAATTCCCAGCGCAATTGTTGACGGCTCAGGGACTTGATTCACGTTGTTTATGCCAGTAAATCCTGTCATTGCAGCGGCCGCACCCGGAGGAATAGAGTTCGGATTCCCAGTCGCATTTTGAAAAACGCCG contains:
- a CDS encoding c-type cytochrome domain-containing protein — translated: MNNRIIPLSFTRRSIGQGAKLLLIAAFCLSVAMLTAAEKKKAEWDANKLPPAASKTGLTFDKDIKPILEKSCVKCHSGEKPKSKYRMDTLANVIKGGESGDAAIVPNNSAKSPMVAYVSDLVEDMEMPPTEKRDKYPQLTKEQIGLIRAWIDQGAK
- a CDS encoding BlaI/MecI/CopY family transcriptional regulator, encoding MSKTKVHRLGDLQLGIMKVLWERGEATVADVHGALADNNNLAYTTIATMLRKMEARALVKHRVEGRSFVYRAGVAADAVTRGMSDHLLDRLFEGSLADMVTHLLSTREVSREELSKLERLIAERKRSL
- a CDS encoding HNH endonuclease; the encoded protein is MSSFLNQHVLVLNRLWQAVNICTARRALTLLFEGHAHAVLNAGDGSFQTYNFNEWQDFSEQEPHPESVRTVSFRIRIPRVILLVVFDRLPKKEVKFTRHNIFERDKSTCQYCGEVFDRKDLNLDHVIPRDRGGPTTWENIVCSCIPCNTRKANRTPQEAGMRLVRKPKRPKWRPFVQINLGLHYHDSWKHFLDLAYWNVELGEDVQ
- a CDS encoding Gfo/Idh/MocA family oxidoreductase, which gives rise to MSKTKVALLGAGFIADIHIESYHRFIPDAEVVAVYTRSPQKAGAFARKHGIPQWFGDLDGAILESGCEIVDVCLPNFLHHRAVIAAAAAGKHVIIEKPIAMNLTEADEMIAVCKAAGRKLMYAEELCFAPKYERVRKLVSEGAVGKIFQMRQCEKHSGPHSEWFYDINKSGGGALMDMGCHGVAWFRWMLGGRPKVRSVYAQMQGGLIHKRRTRAEVNSLCIVEFEGGAFGVAENSWSKHGGMDDRVEVYGDAGVIYADLFVGNSALTYSEKGYGYAMEKAGSTKGWTFTIFEEAFNQGYPQELKHFIECVREDKQPLVTGEDGRAVLEIMNAAYQSARTGRKVRLPFRPKVQKPIDLWLR